CCTGACTCCGGAGCAACAGGAAACTCAGGAGAACCAGACAATCCTGGTAGTGGAAGACAATCGCGAGCTGAACACGTTGATTGTTGAGAACTTCCGTCCGAAATACAATGTCCTCTCTGCCGAAAACGGGGTGCAGGCATTGGAACTCCTGAAAGAAAACGAGGTGGACCTGATCATCAGCGATATCATGATGCCGGAGATGGACGGACTCTCCTTCTGCAAGCTGGTGAAGAACGACATCTCCACCAGCCACATCAATATGCTGATGCTGACGGCGAAAAACAGTATCGAGGATCGTATCGAATGTTACAATGCCGGTGCTGATGCTTATATTTCCAAGCCATTTGAACTCCGTGTACTCGATGCCCGTGCCGAAAACCTGATCAGCCGGAGAAGACAGAAGAATGTTTCCTTCCAAAGTAACCAGGATATCAACATCACCGAAATGGAATACGGTTCCATCGACGAGACCTTCCTGCAACAGGCGGTGAAAGCGGTAGAGGATAAACTGGCGGATATCGCTTTCGACTTCGACCAGTTTGCCATCGATATGGGGACTTCCAAATCGACCCTGCACCGTAAGCTGAAATCATTGACAGGATTGTCACCCGGCGAATTTATCCGCAATATCCGCCTGAAGCACGCCGCAAAAATGCTGGTCAACCACGTGGGTAATATCTCGGATATCGCTTATGCGGTAGGATTTAATGACCCGAAATACTTCAGTCGCTGCTTCAAGACTGAATTTGGTCTTACTCCGAAAGAGTATATCGATTCTCACAAAGCATAATAGCAAAGCCGCCGGATGGTTGTCCGGCGGCTTTGTTTTTGGGGGTTATCGTAAGAATAAAAGGATAATCTTAGCTGAAATGTAGAGGTGAGTGGTATCAAAACTGTTTTAAGTTTTCAAACTATCAATATCCAATACAACTTACATTTCTCTATTACGCGTCAAGCGGCCTGAAGCCGCTGATCGCTAGCACACACCGAACAGCGGCTTCAGGCCGCTTGTCGGATTACTCCAACTAATAATAATGCTAACGCAAAGACAATCATAAAGACACCACATATTTTCATCCATATTGCATTAGACTTACTCTTTAATATGTTGTAGAATTTTGAGCCCTCTTCATATCTGGCTAACAAGACAAATTTTGAAATTGTCTTGTTAGTATTAAAGATAAAATTATATCCCAATACAAAGCAGACAATAGAGAATGGTAATAGTAATACAAACTTGATCATAATTATTTCTCCCCTTTTAGAACTCCAATTCAACCTTTAGGCATTCATTTAATCTAGATACACCTCAATTATTTATCCAAAATAGTATTGTCCCTTTCTGAATCACTTCTTATATCTATTTTAAGCCCTTTCAATTGTAAATATTTCAAAACACTCATAATTCGTCTTGGTCTAAAACAAGAAAATGAATTGGAATAATTAATCCTATCTGATGTAGTTAATAAACCTATTACTGCACCTCTATACCTTACAACTGGGCAATAAACAACACTTCTGATAATCATATAATCTATTCTTCTTTTTCGATTAAATAAACGAAGAGGATAACAGACCTCGATATAATCATCATTTAGAGTAAAGATATTCAGAGTGAAAAGAGAACTTATATATCCCATTATTACAAAGCTAAACAACCATAATAATAGGCTATTAAGAAACAAGCTAATAATAGCCGAAATGATTAAACATATCACTATTGAATCTATAAACGATGAAATATTAGAGAAACGTCTATCGTTTCTATTTACACTTCTTATCATATTATTTATGGTGTTATAATGTCTCTCATTTTCAAATCTTCCGAATCAGCACTCAGTGCCTGGGTCAAGTTTGAGCACAACGGGAACCTGGACTCAAAATTAATACAGTTTCTAAACTGCCAGCTCTGATCCTAAGAAATAATCTTCAAGATTGCTGGCACACACCGAACAGCGGCTTCAGGCCGCTTGTCGGATGGATAGAAATTGAAAAACTGAGCCTGATGTTACATGAAAAACCTCCAGGGTTTTAGAAACCTTGGAGGTTTAGCAACTATCGTAATTTTTCCAGAGTTTGAAACTTTGAAAAGTTATCTTAGCTAATTATCAATTCACGCTTCCCTTAGCTTCTTCTGTCGCTTTGTCTTTCACGCCCTGGCTACGTGCCAGCTGATTGGCATAATAACTGCGGGCTTCATTGATCAACTCCAGCACTTTGACAAATTCCGGGGTATCCAGTGCATTGTCCATCGACACGATGTATTGCGTCGTCTCGTTATAGAGGGAGTATAACTCCTTGCGCAGCAGCTTGGCATTGTATGACACCGTGGCGGCTTCCACTACCAGTCGATTGCCAAACAATGACTTGAATGCCTCATTGGTCTCTTTCACACGGGTCACGTAACGGCCCATGCCCAACAATTCGACTTTCGCCTTGTACGCGTCACTCTCCAACGCTTCAACCATTTTATCCAATCCCAGACTCTCAGCCTCATACTTCTCTTCCGTAATTCCTTTGTAGGTATTCATCAGGATAGAGAGACTGTGTGCTGCCTCCACTTCAGCCGCATCATCCGATTTGGAATGCAGGCTGATGGCCGATATGATAACCGATACTGACTTATCACGGCTACCATCGGCTGCTGCGATTTTAGCTGACTCTTCATTGACTTGCACCTGTAACAGTGCTTTTTCATAAGTTGCCTCACTGGCGTTTAAGCGGGTGAGGTAATCTTTTAACGGCTCGTTGGTAATCAGAGCCGGATCGAGCGTTGCGATATCGCTCAGGTGCCGTCTGATAAGCTGCCCGGCATCGAGGTTAGGCAGACCCGCCAAGCGGAGTGGTTCTAGTTGATACTTCATAAAGAAAAGTTTTAATGTGGTAAAATACGTGGCTCAATTTGGGAATTTTATTTGAAACATTAAACACACAAAGGGGAATAATTTAACCACAAATTAAACATTTAGAATCACTCCAAACAACAATCAACCTCAATATAACAGTACATAAGACCCCATTTACAGACTTAAACGACAGTGCGGGAATCCTTGCATAATGCCTCCACAAAGAGATTCCTGCTTTTTAGCAAGAGAATGCTTCATTGGATGTACTCTCTGTCTCAACCAGACTCTTTCGCACGTTTTTTCGTAATGAAAAATCAGGAATAATTGCCGGAAACTCAGTTTCCAATCAGGACTGAGGTCAGTTTGACCTGGAAACTCAGTTTCCAACAAGAACCAGGCTCAGTTCTACCTGGAAACTGAGTTTCTAACGAGAACGGAGCTCGGTTCTGCCCGGAAACTCAGTTTCTGATAAGAACCGAGGTCAGTTCTGCCTGGAAACTGAGTTTCTGACAAGAACCGACCTCGGTTGGGGCTGGAAACTGAGTTTCCAGGGGGTGGTGAGGGGGAGCTGGAAACTGAGTTTCCGGGGAGAATAGCGTAATCCTTTCTGAGGGTTGGAACTTTGGAATCAAGGACAAATATTTAATTCCTATAATACTCACAAATAAGTCAATGTTAAGACTCTATTTTATCATGCAACTCTTTTTGGAACTTTTCAAACAAATAGTAACCTATTCCTTTTTTCTCCAAGGACTTACTTTTACGATCAATCTTATTTTTAAGTATAGTAAGGAAATCTCTTTCTGCCAGAATTAGTTCTGGTGGAACTTCATAGTAACGGCTAAGTAAAAATAGACGAATCTCATATCGCATATGATTGTCAGCATTAAGAAATAATCTATAAAACTTATCTGGGCTGAAATATGACAAAATCGGCTTATACAGAATTCTCACTCCAGAAAGTAATATTTGATTGTTAAACAGTTCTTGCTTGAATGCATAAAAATCCGTATAACACAACTCTTCCAATCGTTTGGCCTCAAGTTTTAATTGTTTTTCTTCAAGCCTTTGATTAATTTCTAAAGCAACAGCCCTTATTCGATGCAGTCTTTCTTTATTTTGCGCTTGATCATCAATACTTAAGAATACATTCAAATTTGGCACATATTCATTTTTATATCTCTTTACTCCATTAATTACACGTTTCTCTAGTCTATCTAAATTATATCCTATTGGATTACCAAAAGTAGAAGCGAAATAAAAAACAGTAAGATAATCTTTTATATTATACGCACCTAAATCAACATATTTCATTAACTCGATGACTAAATTCTTATAATCGGCATCTGATATTGAGAAAACCGAAGGGTAACTCAGCATATTAAAGAGCTCATATTGAGGTAATATTTTATCGTCTAAAATATTGTATTTCTCTTCCAATTCTTTTCTCAGTTTATTAAAAGAGAAAATTTCACCTCCTGTCAGAAAACTATAAACAGAATCATAGAAATGATAATCTAAATCGGAATAAAATCTTTGGATAAACATCTCACAATATGTTTTCTCCTTTTCAACTTCTTCGACTTGTTCATTTTGTATTCCATTATACATTATCCTGCCCAAAACCATATGAATTCCATCTGAATCCAAATCATTTCGTCTTTGATAAGTTATTTTTCCTTCTTTGTATTCAATAGAAATTACAATAGTAAATTTGAGCAAAGCCTCCATTATCTCCTTCTCTTTTGATCTAAGAATGTGCTGCTTATCAATATTGATTTCAAATTTAGAGAATATACTTTGAAAATACGAGAGCGCAAAAATGAGTGTTCTCAGATTGGTAGAATACGGAGAAAAGACTTTAAGAATATAGTCTTTATGGGTTTCCAGAAAAGATTTATATTTTGGAGATCCTTCAAACTTAGCAGAAATAATACTGTCATAGATTGCATTCAAATCCTGAACAAACTCAATACAATTACCTATAACTTTTTCTTTTAGAACATGGTATCTCTCGTGATCAATTTTACCTTCATTTGCTATAATCAGTATCTTCACATTCTCATTCTCTACTAATGAGTTCACAAAACCGATAAACTCTTCAAGTTTTAACGACTCACTAATTCGCTCAAGATCATCAAAACAAATTACCAGCTCATCAAAACTTATCCATTCCTCTTTTTTTATTTCAATATCAGAAGCTATTTCATAACATCCATCTAATTGCTTCAACTTTGAAATCCCCTTAATCAATGATTTAAAAATACTTGCACCTAGCTTTACAGCTTTATTCTTTAGCAAAGGATAAATTGAAAGAAATATTTCTGACTGTATCTGTTCTACCGATTTTAAGCCAAACAAAGAAATATGAATGGGCTTATATTTCTTTGTTTGGTTACAATAAACAGATGTATCTGATATTTGACAATGAAGTGTGTTTTTAAAATAGAATGTCTTTCCTGTTCCCCATTCACCTGTAATCATCAATGCGTGATTGGTGTCAGAGCTGAGATAAAACTTAAGGATATCATCTAGTTGCTGCATAATAGTTGATTTGGATTAAATCTTGAATACGTGGTTATACTCTCCAAATTTACGATTATTGTTATCAAAAATCAATACTTCCGGAATCCACACAATCCGAAAAATAAAAAGCCACATCTACCTAACACATTCTACCGCACACAACCATAACAACGGTTTTGAGAATCGATTCCAATAACTAGAAACCTTTTACTACATTCCGTGCTCATTCATAAAAAGCAAAAGAGCCGCAACTCACGCTGCGGCTCTCACCATCAAAAAACAATAGAACACCACCAAAACGGCTCTATTATTCCGTCCACACTTGTAGCCTATAGATAAGTTTGAGTCAATCTATATTCAAACAAGCAATGAGAATCTTCATTTTGAAAGAATAATTACTTTTTCATGACCGATGATATATATGCCATTATTAAGGCTTTTCAAAGCTTCTGCTTTTGTATACTTTCTCGAACCTATCATCTGACCATAGACATTGTACACAGTCTGGGGAGTATCTTCAAGGCCATTCACATTTACCGAATTTACGCCATTGATAATACCTGCTCCCGCCAGAAATTTAGCTGTTGCATCCTTAAGCGTCTGTATGGCTGTGGCACATTCTGTTATCGTAGTGTAGATCTGCTGTAAAGCCGTTTGAAGATTGTTATACAAATCACCGCTTGTAACGGTCGGATAACGATTCATCGCCGCCTGTGCGCTGTCCCTGGCCATGCCCCAATAAAAGCTTTCTACACTCTCCACACTCTGGTCGGTCAGGATACGGACATTGTCTAAAAATAATTTGGGACCGGCTCCCGACCCCCCACTTGAACAGCTCGCACCTACACTTACCTCACACTGAGTAGGTGTTGCAAAATAGGCGCTGGCAGAAGAGGTTATCCATGCAGATGCCGCGATAGTGGTCGTTGGGTCATAATAGGTCGCAGAGCCGTTACGAAAGCCGTTTAAATTAGCAAGAAGGGTAGTTGCACTGGTGTTGCCGTTATACGCATCGTAATTCATTTTGTAATTACCGGCAGGCAATAGCACTTTCTGGGTAAATTGCACTGCATTACCGGAACCCCATCCGGATGATGCACCTAAGCAGGCTCCGGCACTGCTGCCGCTTTTATCTGTCTTTGGAACTGCTATACTATTGAAAGTTGCCGATGATCCCAAAGCGTAGGTTGCTGTAAATGTTGAATTGGATGAAACGATACTGCGGTTGGTCCAGTCGGTCACATTGTAGGCATACGCGCTGGTCCAGCCCGCTCCGGTCCACATGTTTACCGCACTTGTATTTAATGTTCCCGCCACGTTGTAGGTTACCGGTGATGCATCGAAGCTGGCATTTTTCAGCGCAAGAACGGTGATGTCATTGCTGGGAGTCTGCGGTACCGGTGCATTCGAAGCTAGCAATTCTCCATTTTTAGCGGTTACTACGACGCGGCTATTAGCCGGAACATCAATGTTACCAGTGATTTTACCCTGACCCGTGATAATCATTACCCCGATCGTTTTTGGTGAAGCTGTTGTATTAATCAGCAATGCACTGATTGAATCTGCAGTTTGCTGAGCGGTGATGTCACCCGATGTAACAAACACCCTTAGAGCATTACCTACACTTCTGGATGTTGCGAGGCTAAAATGAGCAGTTGACTTTCCTCCTGAAATATCGGTCGGAACAGAGAATACCGGCGCACCTTCGGATAATCTGATTGGTTTCATATCAGCCGTTGTAGCACCGACAAAGTTACTGACCAACATATATCGTACACTGTCCGGATCTGTTGCAATAACCCCGTTCCATCCTGTCGGAAGTGAATCTTTCAGCACAATAGTGTTAGCTGCCAGTTCTTTGGTTTTATCGGCGCTAACTCCGCTGTAATAAATCAATTGACGACGATCAACGACATCTCCACTAGCCACTGTTCTACTGGCGGCACTATACAACGGATAAAAATTTGTAGTATTGATAGAGTTATTTGCAGCCCTGTCACCAAAAGCCATGCTGCTATTTCCGGGTGTTACAATACCGATCTGGTTGTCAATGTTTGCCCATGAAGTGGCAAAAGGAACTGTCGTTGCACCATCTGTTTGATAGCGTCCGTTCTGATGATAGATTGTTCGTTTCACTTTGGTCAGGTCATCCGTACTGATTGCAAGCAATCCACCTCTGGCTCCGGTAATCGTTACCGCACTGTTGGCTTTTACATAATCCAGATAGATCAACGCATTCCCCGGAGTAGAATAAAGAGCGAAGTTATTGGTCAATGAAACATCGTTGGTATTAATTACGCCGTTCATGGTGTAGCTGTTGCCTTGGAGATTGTAAATGCCGCTTGTTACAGGTGCTGCATTGGTCGCTTTTCCACTCACGGTGTACCAACCCAGGATATTACCGGTGTTATTGGCTTTGTACGGAACCACGATTTTATTTTTGTCCGGACAATTCTGAGTAAAATATCCGGTGTAGCTACTGATACCGCTGCTCCAGGAAAAACAGGTAAAACGATCTTTTGTATTGGCTCTTACGATATTTTGTGAAGTAAACACTTCAGCTGCGTCATGATTCTTTCTGAAGTCAGTCCAGTTCGTTGGAGTTACATCAGCAGTGGATGCCATTTCGTGCATCAGCCAGCTCATCATTACACGGTGAGCCTGAACCCCCATACGACGTGCGCCTACATCTGCACGCAACAACCAGCTGCCATCGGTAGTTGTTCCTTGTCTGGCTTTGATATTTTTATACGCCACATTTTCCAGCATCAACGCATTCGGGTCTTTCAGGAAACAGGCTATCGTTGAATATGAAGTTATCTGGTCATACAGGAACAAACTCCAGTCATTGCCGTTTGGCATAGCCAACTCACCATCAGCAAGGGCAAGTTTGTTGAGCACTTTATCCATTACATTCTGGTTGTTGTGCATCAGGGCATTTGTTTTCCATTTCTCAGTACCTGCAATTCCGTTCTGGAACATTTTCAGGGCTAATGCACTTTCACCCAACTCCTGCATCACCACATTCTGGTAAGAGGTATGGAAATAGTTGTGATTCTGAAGTGTGTAATCGTCATAAAGGTTTTTTCCTAAATAGAGATCTTTCACAGTCTTCGTATTGTACTCCGGATCGATAACGGTCACATCTGAGACATCAGTAAACTGAGAATAACAGTTAATGGCAAATGCTCGCAAACGATCATACCACTGCGAAGCCAAAGCATCATTCGGATATAAGCCCAAAGCACAAGCCAGAATATTGGTTTCCCAACCATTCTCTTCTGCTTTTGTATCACCGGAGAAACCGGTAGGGATAGTGCGGGTCAACTCATAGTTACATTCTGATTTTACCAGATTATACACATATTGTTTCTGTGCAGCTGTCAGCTGATCGTATTGAAAAAAGGCAGAATAGGCAACCGACATGGACCATAATGAACTTTCCCAGACGTAATCGGAAGTGCTGGTAGATCCCCAGTAATCACCGGCCGCACAGGTTTTCAATTTATTGGCCTTATGGGTAGAATAAGCAAATATCAAACTCTTTCTTGCCATATTATTCACATCGTCCCAGGTTACACCGGTGGGCAGTGTCACTTTATCTTTTCCGTATTTGTACAAAAATGCACAGATCATGGAAAGATCAGCATTAGGTCTTACACCTTGCTCATTACTTCCCGCACTATTTTCACCTTTAAAATAACCGCAAGCTTCTCCTGCACTATTAGTTGCAGCGGCATCTATATAATCGTTTTTCACATAAGTCATGAAGTTGGCCAGCATTTGCAGCAGGTCTCCTTTCATGTTCGTTTCGCTGACAAAGCTGGAATTAATAACGCCTTCTGTTGGCGACGATACCTGATCTTCGGTACCCCCTACAATCGTTTGTGCATTTGCCGCCAGAACGACAAAAGCCATCACAAAAAGTAACTTTAGTTTTCTCATAGATTTATTTTACAGGGTTTTATTTCAAAAGGGATGAATTTCTCTTTAGAGGGAATGGATAATAGCATTTCTGTTTTTATCAATGAATTACATGGTAATAAGGTTATAGCTAAAATAAACTCCCCCAATTTAGGATAGTACAAAAATAAGTTCTACCGAAAGGAAACGTGTCTAAAAATCATTCAAATAGGTGATGATTAAAATCAGGTCAAAAAAAAGAGAGCATCCTTTGCAGAATGCTCTCTATATAGTAGAAAATAAATTCAGTTAAGCCGGGCTGATTAAGCGCCTTCTACTTCCTGTTTTTTATGTTTACGTTTCATCATTTCGTAAGCCACCGGCATCGCAATGAAGAATGTAGAATATGTACCGATTACCACCCCGATAAACATCGCAAAGGTAAAGCTTCGGATGGTATCACCACCAAGGATGAAGATACAAAGCAATACGATCGACGTACATAATGAAGTACTCATGGTACGAGACAGAGTCGAGTTCAATGAGTCATCCATCAGTCGTTTCAGGTCACGTTTCGGATAGTTGTGCATAATCTCACGGATACGGTCAAAGATGATCACCGTGTCATTTACAGAATAACCGATTACGGTCAACACCGCAGCGATAAACGACTGGTCCACATCCATAGAGAACGGTACAATCTTATAGAAGAACGAGTACACACCGACAATAATTAATGTATCGTGAAGCAATGATGCAATCGTACCCACACTAAATGCCATATCACGGAAACGGACAAAGATATAAATACCCATTGCAATCACCGCAAAGAATACTGCCCAGATCGCTCCCTGAAGAATATCCTTAGCAATTGCAGGACCTACCTTTTGAGAACTTACGATATTATTAGAAACAAATTGCTCCATTGTCGTTCCGGCTGGCAATAAAGGTTTGAGTCCCTGATAGAACTTCTGGTTAATCTCTGTGTCAATTGCAGGATCATTCTCTGCTATACGGTAGTTGGTTGTTACACGTATCTGGTTGCTTGAACCAATCGTGATAGCTCCAACAGCGTAATCACCAAAGAAAGGTTTCAGATCGTCTGTGATTTTAGCAGTTTCTACCGGTTTATCAAAACGAATAATATAGTTACGACCACCTGTAAAGTCAATACCCGGTTTCAATCCATTGAAAACGAATGAAGCCACAATAACTAATCCAAGGATAGCTGAAGCCATATAACCTTTCTTACGAACTGCAACCCATTTGTAAGTCGGATTTACAAAGATATTTTTGAAAGCCTTGGTTGTAAAGGTCAGGTCATTGAATTTACCTTTAGCAAATGCACTTTCGTACATCAAACGAGTCAGGAACACAGAGGTAAAGAATGAACAGACGATACCGATAATGGTTGTTGTCGCAAATCCTTTAATTACACCTGTACCGAAGTAGAACAGGATAATACCCGTAATGATCGAAGTTAAGTTCGAGTCAAAGATAGCAGCAAAAGCATGTTTGTATCCTTCTTCTACGGCTTTGCGAACCGGTTTTCCTCCACGCATCTCTTCTTTAGTTCGTTCGTAGATAAGTACGTTCGCATCCACAGCAATTGCCAGCGCCAATACCAAACCGGCAATACCTGACAGAGTCAGTACTGACTGGAAGGACGCCAGAATACCCATAGTAAAGAAGAGGTTCACAATCAGTGCTGCATTTGCAATCAATCCAGGAATAACTCCATAGACACTGATCATATAAATAAAGATCAACAGCAAGGCAATACCGCAAGAAAGCAATCCATTATGAATAGCTTCTTTACCCAAAGAAGGACCTACGATATCTTCCTGTACGATTCTCACGGAAGCAGCCATTTTACCTGACTTCAATACGTTTGCCAAGTCTTTTGCTTCATCCGGTGTAAAGTTTCCGGTAATTGAGGAACGTCCACCAGTGATTTCATCGTTCACGCGAGGGAAAGAATATACATAATTATCAAGAACAATTGCAATTGATTTGCCGATATTCTCTTTAGTCAGACGAGCCCATTCTTTAGCTCCTTCAGCATCCATAGTCATGCTTACGCTGGCGTTAGCGCCATGTTGCTCGAAGTCTGCATTTGCATCAGTTACCACATCGCCACTCAAAGGTGCTTTACCGTTACGGTTAATTACCTTGATAGCTACCAGTTGATAGAATTGCTCATTCTTATCAATAGCTTTAACAGTCCAACGGAACTGAACGTTACGTGGCATTACGTCACGAACCGCTTTCATACGAAGGAATGCTCCGATCTGAGCTGTGTCACGGTAGTGAGCGATACCAACAACCGGACTTTTGGGCTGCAATCCCTGCATGCTCATCAAAGAGAGCAAAGGATATTGAGCTTTAATATCTTTGTCGTTTTTACCTGCAGCTTGTTCTCCGGCTCCCTGACCTTGTGCTTTACTTTTGATTTTTGCCAAAAGTGCTTTTTCAGAAGTCCCCGTAGTGTCAGCTGAAGCTGTTTTAGTCGAATCGGCTGAAACTTTAGTTGAATCTGTTACTTCAGCTACAGCTCCTTTTTTCGATTTCTTGAGGTCACGGATAACGTTATTCGCAGTCATCAGGTTTTGGTAAACCTCTTCCAGATTGTATGTTGTCCAGAATTCGAGGTTAGCGC
The Parabacteroides sp. FAFU027 DNA segment above includes these coding regions:
- a CDS encoding DUF6261 family protein; protein product: MKYQLEPLRLAGLPNLDAGQLIRRHLSDIATLDPALITNEPLKDYLTRLNASEATYEKALLQVQVNEESAKIAAADGSRDKSVSVIISAISLHSKSDDAAEVEAAHSLSILMNTYKGITEEKYEAESLGLDKMVEALESDAYKAKVELLGMGRYVTRVKETNEAFKSLFGNRLVVEAATVSYNAKLLRKELYSLYNETTQYIVSMDNALDTPEFVKVLELINEARSYYANQLARSQGVKDKATEEAKGSVN
- a CDS encoding P-loop NTPase fold protein; amino-acid sequence: MQQLDDILKFYLSSDTNHALMITGEWGTGKTFYFKNTLHCQISDTSVYCNQTKKYKPIHISLFGLKSVEQIQSEIFLSIYPLLKNKAVKLGASIFKSLIKGISKLKQLDGCYEIASDIEIKKEEWISFDELVICFDDLERISESLKLEEFIGFVNSLVENENVKILIIANEGKIDHERYHVLKEKVIGNCIEFVQDLNAIYDSIISAKFEGSPKYKSFLETHKDYILKVFSPYSTNLRTLIFALSYFQSIFSKFEINIDKQHILRSKEKEIMEALLKFTIVISIEYKEGKITYQRRNDLDSDGIHMVLGRIMYNGIQNEQVEEVEKEKTYCEMFIQRFYSDLDYHFYDSVYSFLTGGEIFSFNKLRKELEEKYNILDDKILPQYELFNMLSYPSVFSISDADYKNLVIELMKYVDLGAYNIKDYLTVFYFASTFGNPIGYNLDRLEKRVINGVKRYKNEYVPNLNVFLSIDDQAQNKERLHRIRAVALEINQRLEEKQLKLEAKRLEELCYTDFYAFKQELFNNQILLSGVRILYKPILSYFSPDKFYRLFLNADNHMRYEIRLFLLSRYYEVPPELILAERDFLTILKNKIDRKSKSLEKKGIGYYLFEKFQKELHDKIES
- the secDF gene encoding protein translocase subunit SecDF, yielding MLNRGFVRVFSVLLTLVCLFYLSFSVVTHHYAKQAEEASHGDRVKMSQYIDSLSSQKVWLGYTLKECREMEINLGLDLKGGMNVILELNVADVLKSFSGYNQDENFNKALAAASARQMKEQGNYIDFFAQEYKKLEPNARLAALFSFQFKDKISTTSSDAEVIKVLKTELESAISNSFNVLRTRIDRFGVVAPNIQRLEQDGRILVELPGVKEPERVRKLLQGSANLEFWTTYNLEEVYQNLMTANNVIRDLKKSKKGAVAEVTDSTKVSADSTKTASADTTGTSEKALLAKIKSKAQGQGAGEQAAGKNDKDIKAQYPLLSLMSMQGLQPKSPVVGIAHYRDTAQIGAFLRMKAVRDVMPRNVQFRWTVKAIDKNEQFYQLVAIKVINRNGKAPLSGDVVTDANADFEQHGANASVSMTMDAEGAKEWARLTKENIGKSIAIVLDNYVYSFPRVNDEITGGRSSITGNFTPDEAKDLANVLKSGKMAASVRIVQEDIVGPSLGKEAIHNGLLSCGIALLLIFIYMISVYGVIPGLIANAALIVNLFFTMGILASFQSVLTLSGIAGLVLALAIAVDANVLIYERTKEEMRGGKPVRKAVEEGYKHAFAAIFDSNLTSIITGIILFYFGTGVIKGFATTTIIGIVCSFFTSVFLTRLMYESAFAKGKFNDLTFTTKAFKNIFVNPTYKWVAVRKKGYMASAILGLVIVASFVFNGLKPGIDFTGGRNYIIRFDKPVETAKITDDLKPFFGDYAVGAITIGSSNQIRVTTNYRIAENDPAIDTEINQKFYQGLKPLLPAGTTMEQFVSNNIVSSQKVGPAIAKDILQGAIWAVFFAVIAMGIYIFVRFRDMAFSVGTIASLLHDTLIIVGVYSFFYKIVPFSMDVDQSFIAAVLTVIGYSVNDTVIIFDRIREIMHNYPKRDLKRLMDDSLNSTLSRTMSTSLCTSIVLLCIFILGGDTIRSFTFAMFIGVVIGTYSTFFIAMPVAYEMMKRKHKKQEVEGA